CCGGGTCCACGCTGCGCGACTCGATCCAAAAGTGGGCGAATGAGGCGCAGTGGACATTGGTGTGGGACGCGCCCGATGGAGTAGATAAATCGGTCAACTATCCAATCGTCGCTCCGCTTCACTTCGAGGGCTCGATTGATCAGGCAGTGGGCGATTGCATCAAGCTTTATGAACACGCCAAGAAGCCGCTCGCAATCGAAATCAACCAGTCGCAAAGACTCCTGTATGTACACCTCAAATACAGCTAAATCGTGATGAAGAAATCATTTTATTTAATGTGTATGGCGGCATTCGCGATTGCGCTGTCCGGCTGCCAGACCTTCGAACACGCCAGTGACATCGAGCACGCGACTGACGCGGACGGCGTCCGAATTGGGGACGCGCTGAAGCGACCGATTGCAAACCCCAGTCAAGCCGATCAGACCGTGCGGTATCTGGACAAGCAGTGGGTGTCGCTCGTGCCGATCACGGAAACGCGCGTGGCTGACGTGCCCCAACTGAATTGCAGCTTGAAGATCGTCACGGACGAGCCGGTCTCGATTCTCGAATTCAGCCAGGTCATCACTAAGAAGTGCAAGATTCCCGTGCGCGTTACGCCGGATGCTCTGGCAGCGATCTATAACCGTGACCTGAGCAATGGCGAAACGAAAGCAGCCCCCTCGGTGGTGAACGGCTTGCCGGTCCCCGCACTCAATACGCCGAACGCGCCGACAGGTGGAAACATCGCTTTGTCGGGCGATCACAAGATCGACGTGAACTACAGCGGCGACCTGAACGGCCTGCTCGACATGGTCAGTGCGCGCGAGGGGATTGCGTGGAAGTCGGAAAACAACGGTCGCGCCGTCATCATCTACGGTGTTGACACGCGCATGTTCAACATTCATCTGATTGCTACGGATACCGACATGAAGTCGGAGTTTCAAAGTGGCACGACGCAGGTGAACGGCGTATCGGGTTCGGGTTCAAGCGTATCGAGCGGCGGCGGAAGCACGGGCGGCGGTAGCGGTTCCACAAACACCATGCAGACGACTGTTGTGTCGATGAAGACATCGCTGTGGAACGACATTCAGAACGACCTCAACGCAATCGCGCCGGGGCCGGTCAATCGCGTCAGCATCTCGCCGTCGACGGGCGGCATTACCGTTCGTGGCACGCCGTCCGTCCTCGATGCCGTGGCCCATTATGTGGACGCGAAGAATAAGGTCTTCGACAAGTTCGTCACCTTCAACGTCCAGGTGCTGTCGGTTACTGTCACGAACACCGACGCGGCCGGCATCAGCTGGAACGCACTGTACAAGACGCTCACGGGCAAGTACGGCATCAGTCTGGCGAGCACTTTCTCGGCGCCTGCGGCAGCGATCAATGGAACGTTCTCGATCCTGAATACTTCGGGTTCGCCGTGGGGTGGCACCTCTGCCATTCTCAGCGCACTGAACGAGCAAGGCAAAGCACGGCTGCTGCGCAGCACGCAATTGCCGACGATGAATCTGAACTCTGTCGCGACGCAGACCGGCGAACAGGCAAGTTATCTCGCAAGTTCGTCGCAGACGCAGACGGCTCAGGTTGGATCGACCACGACGCTGCAACCGGGCACGATCAACACGGGCTTCAACATCTCGATGCTGCCGAACGTTCTCGATAACAACGACATCCTGTTGCGGATGAACATCAACCTGTCGAGCCAGAAAGGTCAACCGCGGACGGTCTCTAGCGGTGGATCGACCATCGAACTGCCGGACATTCTCTTGCCGCTCAACACCTCGAACACCATCAAGGTTCATGCAGGCGATACGGTGATGCTGGCGGGTCAGGACTACGACGACCAGAACTCAACGCGCGATGGCGCTGGCAATGACAAGTTCTTCCTGCTCGGCGGTGGGGTGAACGTCACGCGCTCGCACACCATGCTCGTCGTGCTAATCACGCCGGTTCTTGCTTCGGAGTAGCGAACGTGTTCAAAGCTCCCCGTCGCCGTTCAAAAGCGCAGGCCCGCGCGGACGCTCCGGTTCGTCAGGATCTGCAACACGTCGAGATCAACGGGCACGGTTTCGTCTCCAATCTGTTCTGGCAACCGCTCAACAACGCCCGTAGCTACATGGCGGAAGCCAAGTCGTTCGGGAAACAGAACGGATGGGACATCGTTGCCATCCGGCGCGGTACGCGGATTCAGGCTGGCTTCGTTGATAGCGGCTCACGCAATCTGAAGGGGATGTTCAGTCTGGCCGCTTCGCTCGCAAGCGTGCTCGGTGATTCGTGGCTCGGCGCTTTCCGTTTGAAGGACGGTAGATACGTCGTCGTGGCCGTCCACGAGATGCTGATTTGTCCGGGCGTGGACCGTCTCTGCGCGACGGCCGAAGAGGCGAAGCAGATGCTGACGAATGCGCACAACACGTATTCGTTTGAAGCTGATTCAATTTTCGCCCCCCCGGAACTCGAATTCGCTTCGCAGGACCGCGACATCTATCAACTGTTGTCGGCGAAGTCGGTCAAGAAGGAAAACCGGCTTAAGCAGCTGACGTTCGGCATGTCGACCCGTCAACTGGTAATGGCAAGCGTCGGGGTTCTGGCGGTCGTCGGTGCTATTGGCGGTTATCTGGTGTGGCATGCACAGGAGCAGGAGGCTCAGCAGCGAGAAGCCGCGATCCAGCGCGCCGCTGAAAAGAAGCGTTTGGACGAGTTGAACGCGACAGCGCGGCGTCAATTGGTGCAGGCCGCACTAGCTCATCCGTGGGCGGTGCAAGCCAATGCTCTGGATTTTATCAGCGCGTGTTCGAAGATCACCAACGCCCTGCCTCTGAGCGTCAAAGGTTGGACGTTCGGAAGCGCGGAGTGCAGTAGCAGCGGCATCGTTGTGCGCTTCGCACGCAATGGAGGCACGGTTGAGGAGATGCGCGAGGCCGCGCCCGTGGCTTTCGGTGTTCCCGCTGCTTTCAATGGCGGGGATGAAGCCACGATAACGCTCGCGCTGGCTGCGCCTGCCGGTGGAGACGATGTCATTGCGACGCCCGACGACGACATGAGCGTCTTTATGACGCACTTCCAGCAGATCGACGTTGCGCCGACTCTCGAAGAGCGTCCGGTGAAGATCGAGCCGCCGAAGGTGCCCGATGGACAACCCCCGCTCGAAGCGCCGGTCGCAACTTGGCGACAGTATCACTTCTCGTTCGACGGTCCATGGGCTCCCGTTTCGCATTTCGTCTCGGGCAAGGGCGCAACGGTGAGCCTGGCAGGGATTCCGGGGCTTCGCATCGAGGCCATTACGACAAAGCTCAACGCGGAAGACGCGACGCTCACTTGGCATGTTGAAGGAAACATTTATGCGAAAAAATAGTCACTTCATTCTCGCGATCGCGGCGTTTGGCTTGCTCGCGACAGAAGCATTCGCGGGCACCGTGCCCTCAGTGGGAACGGTCGGGGATCTCGCTTCCATCCAGTCCGACACGCTGCTCGGCAAAGCCCAGCTCGCGAAGGAACAGGTATTTGCGGATCTGCGGAAGTTCAACGGCGATGGCCAACCGGGCGGCGCATCGGCGCAGATCGATTCGAGTTTGCCGCAGCTCACGCGCATTGTTGAGGCGAACGGCGTCAGCGAAGCGACGCTTGCTTATGCGAACGGAAAGATCGACGCGCGGGAAGGCGATCGCGTACCGGGTGGTTACGTGCTGACGAAGATTCACCCGGACACCTCGGTCATTCAATTGAAGGCGCGCAATGGCCGTGTGTTTGAAGTGCCGGTCTCGTCGCTGACGGGATTGTCGGTAACTCCGACGACGCCGCAGCCTGCTACGTCGAATGGGCTCATCGTACTGCCACCCCCTCCGACCACGGCAGGGTCTCCGCAGCCGCAACAGTTGCCGGCGAACGCGCCTCATCTGACGCCGTCGATTGCGGGTTCGTCCACTTCAAGCATGCACTGAGGGGAATCGTCATGGACATGAGCGAACAACCGCATATCATCAGCGCGGTCGAAAAGCCGGTGCTGCTGCATTCTGCAAAATATCCGGTGCCGGACGCCGCGAAGGGGAAGGTGGCGCTCCTGTCCGACTTCACGCTGCTGGTTTGGGAATCGTACAAGGCCGATCACGCCGTCCTCGCGTATCAGCAGCTACTCGCGCGATATGACATCAGGTTCACGGTGCGCCTCGTGCCCGTCGAGGAAGTGCGCGCGGCACTTGACGGTGCTGATGTAAGAGCCGGTGCGCGGCGCGCTGACATCAGCGATGTGCAGGTGAAGGCGATCAACCTGATCAAAGAGGCGGTCAGGCTTGACGCAACCGACATCCATATCCTGAACTATCAGGACAAGTCGATCGTTAAGCTGCGCATTCATGGCCTGCTGTTCGTGCATCGAGAAATCGATCCCGAAGAGGGGCAAATTCTCTGCCGTTGCATGTACGGCTCGATGTGTGATGTTGGCGACGGCAACTACAACGACCGGCTGTCGCAGGATGCCCGCCTTTCGCGCGAGACGATCAAGAGTGCCGGGCTGAACGGCGCGCGTATCTCGACGCGTCCTATGGAGTACGGCAACCTCTTCGAGCTGCGACTTCTTTACGGCAGCAGCAAGAGGCGTCGCAATCTGAAGGAACTCGGATATAACGCTCGGCAGATCGCGGCAATCAACCAGATGATTCGTCGCAAGGGCGTGAACATCTTTTCCGGCGTCACTGGCTCGGGTAAATCGACCGCACTACAGGTAGTTCTGTCGATGCTTCTCACGTTGCACGGTGGCCGAATCAACCTGATGACCGTTGAACAGCCGCTGGAATACGTGATTGACGGCGCGGTGCAGACTCCGCTGCTCTGTGACCTCGACGACGAAGTCCAAGTGGCGCGTGAATGGGCGCGTTCCATCGCAAACCTGATGCGACTCGATCCCGACTATCTGATGGTAGGGGAACTGCGTGACCTTGCGTCGACAATGGCTGCTATCCAGGCGGCGATGACTGGGCACGGGATGTGGACGACGACTCACGCCAAGGATGCTTTTGCGACCTTCGACCGACTTGCCGACCTTGCGGTGCCGATTCGGCGTTTGACCGACGCGAGTCTGTTCACCGGAGTTGTGAATCAGTCGCTGGCGCCTGTTCTTTGCCCGGCCTGCAAGCGATCGTTCTCAAAATACAAAGACGACGTGGCAGACGATCTGCGCGAGCGGATCAAGCGCTTCTGCGTCCCGAGCGGGGTCTATATCGCAGGCAACGACCCGAAATGTCCGACCTGTGGCGGGCTCGGTATCGTTGATCGAACCGTTGTTGCGGAAGCGGTCCTGACCAGCCAGTCATTGCTCAATGTGTATCGCAAGGATGACGGCGGATCGTCGGCCGCCCGGTCTTACTGGGTTAAGGAGATGGGCGGCATGACGAAGTGCCAACACCTGATTCAGAAGATAAACGAAGGAATCGTGGACCCGTTTATGGGCGAGGAAGCGGTGTGCAGTCTTGACGAAGACAGCCTGATTATTCAATAGGGTAAAGCATGTTCTCATTGTCGAAGGCAACAATCGACCAGGTCTGGTATGGACTCTGGTTTGGCGCGAAGCAACGGCTCAAGCTCTATAAGAGCCTTGCGACGCTCTTGCGCAACAATGTGCCGTTGCGCCAGGCGCTCGTGACTTCCTACGAGGTCTACAGCGATAACGGCAATAAGCCGGATCGTATCGAGGCGATCGTGCTTCAGGACTGCATTGCTGGTGTCGATAACGGACGCGCCCTGTCCGTCGTTCTTCAGCAGTGGGTGCCGTTCGATGAGCATTCAACCATTGCGACTGGCGATCGAGGCGGGAAGGTAGCTGACGCACTAATGCGCGGCGCCGAAGTGATCAAGCGCAAAGGCATGATGCGCAAGGCGTTGATAAGCGCAGTTACTTATCCGGCAATGCTCATGCTGAGCGTCGGCGGGGCCTTCTACATGATCGCCACGAAAGTCATGCCGCGTCTTCTTCTGAGCGTTAAACCCGCAAACATGGATTCGAGCGTTCATCTGTTGTCGTTTCTCTCTTCGTTCGTGGCAGAAAACGGCGCGCTGGTGCTCACATTCATCATTGGAGCGTCCATCGGTATAGGTGTGAGCATGCCCCGCTTGACCGGGAAAGTTCGGTTCTATCTGGACAAGGTCCCGCCGTGGAGCATGTATCGGATCGTTCAGGGCGCGATCTTTATCTACAACGTCGGCGTTCTCCTCGAAGCAAATGTCCCAAAGAAGGAGATTCTGGAGATGATGCTGGAGCGCGCGAATCCTTACATGGCCGAGCGGCTCGATGGCGCCTTGCTTGGCGTCAAGAACGGATTGGACCTCGGCCATGCCCTGCGTCAAAGTGGCTTCGAGTTTCCGAGTCGCGACGCCATCGCTTACGTCAGCGTGATCGGAAGCATGGAAGGCGGCGAAGCGCAACTGAAGGAGTTCGGAGAGGACTGGCTTGAGGAAAGCGTGGATAGACTCGCCGCCGCCTCGGCGATTTTCAAGCAGATAGCGATCGTTATGGGCGGCTTGCTTATTATGGCCATCGTCCAAGGCGTCAATGCACTGAGCAGTGGCATGTTGAACAACTAGGCATAGAGCGAACTTCTGTTGTCTGCTATCTGCGTATAGTGATATATTTAAATCAATTTCAACGGACCTTTTCAACCATGAAGACCATGCAAGTCAAGAAGAACGGTTTCAAAAGCGGTGCCCGTCTGGCGCGTCAGGCAGGTGTCTTGTCGATCGAAATGATCATCGTGCTGGGTATCATCGCGCTCATCCTGCTAGGCGTAGCGGGCCGCGTCGCCGTGTCTTTTCTGTCGAGCGACAACACGGCGGAAATGTCGAACATCACCGCGATCTATACGGCGATCAAAGATACCAAGACAACGGTCGGCTACGGCACGTCGGGCACGGACCTTTCGTCGGTCATTATCGCGGGCGGCAAGCTGCCGTCGAACATTCCGGTCAACGGTACGACTATTTCGAACCAGTTCGGCGGCAACTACACATTGAAGAGCACGGGTCAGGGT
The window above is part of the Paraburkholderia sprentiae WSM5005 genome. Proteins encoded here:
- a CDS encoding toxin co-regulated pilus biosynthesis Q family protein, with the translated sequence MKKLLLPALLVPSVAMAGMVLVDDGSTATQTTGAPVSPVVAIRPAAAIGPAIITPTAGPIAAKPVPDAGIVPMWTASAGSTLRDSIQKWANEAQWTLVWDAPDGVDKSVNYPIVAPLHFEGSIDQAVGDCIKLYEHAKKPLAIEINQSQRLLYVHLKYS
- the pilN gene encoding PilN family type IVB pilus formation outer membrane protein; translation: MKKSFYLMCMAAFAIALSGCQTFEHASDIEHATDADGVRIGDALKRPIANPSQADQTVRYLDKQWVSLVPITETRVADVPQLNCSLKIVTDEPVSILEFSQVITKKCKIPVRVTPDALAAIYNRDLSNGETKAAPSVVNGLPVPALNTPNAPTGGNIALSGDHKIDVNYSGDLNGLLDMVSAREGIAWKSENNGRAVIIYGVDTRMFNIHLIATDTDMKSEFQSGTTQVNGVSGSGSSVSSGGGSTGGGSGSTNTMQTTVVSMKTSLWNDIQNDLNAIAPGPVNRVSISPSTGGITVRGTPSVLDAVAHYVDAKNKVFDKFVTFNVQVLSVTVTNTDAAGISWNALYKTLTGKYGISLASTFSAPAAAINGTFSILNTSGSPWGGTSAILSALNEQGKARLLRSTQLPTMNLNSVATQTGEQASYLASSSQTQTAQVGSTTTLQPGTINTGFNISMLPNVLDNNDILLRMNINLSSQKGQPRTVSSGGSTIELPDILLPLNTSNTIKVHAGDTVMLAGQDYDDQNSTRDGAGNDKFFLLGGGVNVTRSHTMLVVLITPVLASE
- a CDS encoding type 4 pilus major pilin, which translates into the protein MKTMQVKKNGFKSGARLARQAGVLSIEMIIVLGIIALILLGVAGRVAVSFLSSDNTAEMSNITAIYTAIKDTKTTVGYGTSGTDLSSVIIAGGKLPSNIPVNGTTISNQFGGNYTLKSTGQGFTIADAGIPQKNCVKIVAGATQGGQFATTTVNSGSAYTGPMAQSDAQTACNSASNTVTFTSTY
- a CDS encoding GspE/PulE family protein, translated to MDMSEQPHIISAVEKPVLLHSAKYPVPDAAKGKVALLSDFTLLVWESYKADHAVLAYQQLLARYDIRFTVRLVPVEEVRAALDGADVRAGARRADISDVQVKAINLIKEAVRLDATDIHILNYQDKSIVKLRIHGLLFVHREIDPEEGQILCRCMYGSMCDVGDGNYNDRLSQDARLSRETIKSAGLNGARISTRPMEYGNLFELRLLYGSSKRRRNLKELGYNARQIAAINQMIRRKGVNIFSGVTGSGKSTALQVVLSMLLTLHGGRINLMTVEQPLEYVIDGAVQTPLLCDLDDEVQVAREWARSIANLMRLDPDYLMVGELRDLASTMAAIQAAMTGHGMWTTTHAKDAFATFDRLADLAVPIRRLTDASLFTGVVNQSLAPVLCPACKRSFSKYKDDVADDLRERIKRFCVPSGVYIAGNDPKCPTCGGLGIVDRTVVAEAVLTSQSLLNVYRKDDGGSSAARSYWVKEMGGMTKCQHLIQKINEGIVDPFMGEEAVCSLDEDSLIIQ
- the pilP gene encoding type IV pilus biogenesis protein PilP, yielding MRKNSHFILAIAAFGLLATEAFAGTVPSVGTVGDLASIQSDTLLGKAQLAKEQVFADLRKFNGDGQPGGASAQIDSSLPQLTRIVEANGVSEATLAYANGKIDAREGDRVPGGYVLTKIHPDTSVIQLKARNGRVFEVPVSSLTGLSVTPTTPQPATSNGLIVLPPPPTTAGSPQPQQLPANAPHLTPSIAGSSTSSMH
- the pilO2 gene encoding type 4b pilus protein PilO2, with protein sequence MFKAPRRRSKAQARADAPVRQDLQHVEINGHGFVSNLFWQPLNNARSYMAEAKSFGKQNGWDIVAIRRGTRIQAGFVDSGSRNLKGMFSLAASLASVLGDSWLGAFRLKDGRYVVVAVHEMLICPGVDRLCATAEEAKQMLTNAHNTYSFEADSIFAPPELEFASQDRDIYQLLSAKSVKKENRLKQLTFGMSTRQLVMASVGVLAVVGAIGGYLVWHAQEQEAQQREAAIQRAAEKKRLDELNATARRQLVQAALAHPWAVQANALDFISACSKITNALPLSVKGWTFGSAECSSSGIVVRFARNGGTVEEMREAAPVAFGVPAAFNGGDEATITLALAAPAGGDDVIATPDDDMSVFMTHFQQIDVAPTLEERPVKIEPPKVPDGQPPLEAPVATWRQYHFSFDGPWAPVSHFVSGKGATVSLAGIPGLRIEAITTKLNAEDATLTWHVEGNIYAKK
- a CDS encoding type II secretion system F family protein → MSKATIDQVWYGLWFGAKQRLKLYKSLATLLRNNVPLRQALVTSYEVYSDNGNKPDRIEAIVLQDCIAGVDNGRALSVVLQQWVPFDEHSTIATGDRGGKVADALMRGAEVIKRKGMMRKALISAVTYPAMLMLSVGGAFYMIATKVMPRLLLSVKPANMDSSVHLLSFLSSFVAENGALVLTFIIGASIGIGVSMPRLTGKVRFYLDKVPPWSMYRIVQGAIFIYNVGVLLEANVPKKEILEMMLERANPYMAERLDGALLGVKNGLDLGHALRQSGFEFPSRDAIAYVSVIGSMEGGEAQLKEFGEDWLEESVDRLAAASAIFKQIAIVMGGLLIMAIVQGVNALSSGMLNN